TGATTGCCATATCTTCGGCGATGCGGTAGACGGCGCAGTCGTCGCCGGTGTTGATCCCCACCAGAACATTGGGATCCTTGACCGGCGGAAGTTCTTTTAGCACGGTTTGCAAGTCCGACGGACTTATCTTGCAGGCTCAGCCGGCGCCGTGCGCCAGCTGCGTCAGCCGGATCTCTTCATTGGCTGCCATCTTTCCTCCCGTCATGATGTGTCGATTCCGCTTGAGCTCGGTCGCCTGCGGCGGGCGGCCCGGCCAGCCGGGCAAGGTACGTGACTTCGCATGATAATCCCAGGGCTGATGTGTAAGCCAGGGCCTCGTTGAGGGTGCGTCCAACCACATAGCAGCCATGCCCTCTGACCATGACAGCCACATGTGTCTGCAGCAGTTGGGGTATGCGCCCGTGCGCCTCTGAAGAAGTCACGACGGGGATTTCCCGCAGGAAGACCGAACCCTCCAGATCCTGTGGTGCAATAATATCGTTTGCGAGGGACAAAGCAACTGCATGGGCCGGGTGGGCGTGGATCACGGCCACGGCCGGGGTAAATTTGTAGATGAGCTGATGGAGCACGATATCCTTGGATGCGTCCATGGCGATGTTGTCGGGCTCTTCCCGCAGGGGGATCTCGATGAGGTCGCCGGGTTGCAGCCGGCCGAGCATGGCGAAATGCGTGGATATGATGATCTTGCCCTGGTTGCGGATGCTGATGTTGCCGCCATGTGACGTAGTCAGTCCCTGGCGGAACAGGTCTTCCCCGGTCTGCTGGAATTCTTCCAGGATTCGGTCCTGCATGGAGTCTCCCCTGTTCGGCTGCCTTCGG
This DNA window, taken from Actinomycetota bacterium, encodes the following:
- a CDS encoding class II aldolase/adducin family protein; this translates as MQDRILEEFQQTGEDLFRQGLTTSHGGNISIRNQGKIIISTHFAMLGRLQPGDLIEIPLREEPDNIAMDASKDIVLHQLIYKFTPAVAVIHAHPAHAVALSLANDIIAPQDLEGSVFLREIPVVTSSEAHGRIPQLLQTHVAVMVRGHGCYVVGRTLNEALAYTSALGLSCEVTYLARLAGPPAAGDRAQAESTHHDGRKDGSQ